The genomic interval GGCCGGACGTGGCCTTGGGGTAGGGCCTTTCCGCGTTTTCCGCGTCTTCCGCGTGAACCCTGTTGACGATCTCCGAACGACGCAGACCGTCGCGACGCTCAGGTGTCGTCGACGCGCGGGAGGTGGCGGCGGCGGTCGTTGTACGCGAAGATGCCGGCGCCGAGCAGCGCGATGGTGGCGAAGCTGAACCACTGCACGGCGTAGCTCTTGTGGGCGCCCTCGCTGGGTGGCGGCGGGACGAGGCGCGGGGGGATGCCGGCCCTGGGTGCGGTGTCGCCCAGTTGCACGAGCAGGAGGGGCTTCACGGGGTACGGCATGCCCTTCTGCACTTCGGCGAAATCGAGCGTGCGCATGATCTTCGGGCTCGTGATCCCTGCCGCACCGGAGTCGGGGGTCGAGGCCGGGAGGGCGAAGGCCAGCACCTGCGCCGTGTCGGGCTCGCGCCACGCCGCGCGGTCGACATCCTTGCCATTGGGTGAGTAGACCCAGCCGCGGTTGACGAGGTACGCCGTGTCGCGTCCGGCGACGCGCAATGGCGTGAGCAGGTTCACGCCCGGTGAGCCGCCGCGGATGCGCTGCGTGATGAGCACCTCGTTGGCGTAGTCGAAGACACCGGTGACGGTGACGCGACGGTAGCGCATGGCGGCGCTGTCGGCGGGCAGCGACTCGACCGGGACGGGGGGTGCCGTGAAGTGGGACGCGACCTCGGCGTTCAGCGCGCGTCGCCATGCGAGCCGGTCGAGCTGCCAGAACCCGAGGCGGATGCAGCCGGCGGCGATGGCGACGGCGAGCACGATGAAGACGAAGACGCGCGGGCGGGTGCCGGGCGCCGGACTGCGGTCGTCGCGCACTAGAACAGTGTCATCTGTTCGCCGAGCTGGTCCGGCGTCACCGGCACCTGGCCGAGGAGACGCTGGAGCTGGCGGACACTCTCGGGGCTGTGGCCGGAGAAATGGTTGTTCACGAAGCCGTAGATCGTCTTCACGCGCGTCTGCAGTCCCTTGATGGCGGTGGCCCAGGCGTTGAGCTCGCGGGTGCGGTCGACCTGGATGTGACTGTAGTCGGTGAAGTCCCGGTTGGGTCCCATCCAGCGCAGGTAGGCGGTGGGTGAGGTCGGGGTTTCGGCCAAGGCGAGCATCTGCTTGCGCGGGATCCAGCGGGCGTCGGTGAGCGTCAGTGCGACGCTGTATTCACGCAGCAGGGCGAGGACGCCCTCGTTGATCCATCCGCGCTGGCGGAACTCGATCGCGAACGGGATCTCGCGGACCGGGAGGGTGGGGAGGAACGCGGCGAGCGCGGGGAGCTCCGAGGGCGCGAAATCGGGGCCGAGCTGGATCAGGACGATCCCAAGCTTGTCCTCGAGTTCGCGGGCGCGATCGAGGAAGAGGTTCGTGAGGTCGGCGGAATCACGGAGACGGTTGTCGTGCGTGATTTCCTGCGGGAGTTTGAGGGCGAACTTGAAGCCCTCGGGGACCTTGTTGCCCCACCCGCGCACGCTGCGCACCGACGGAATGGCGTAGAACGTCGAGTCGATCTCGACCGTCGGGAACGCGCGCGAGTACACGCCGAGGTAATCGGGCGCTTTCGTGCCGGACGGATAGAACGCGCCGACCCACGCGTCGTAGTTCCAGCCCTGAGTGCCGAGCCGGATCGTGGCTGCCATAGAGCAAAGGTGGCAGGCGGGGGAAGGGGAGCCAAGTGCCGCTGGCGTCGGGGCAGCAAACTCCACCAGAATACGCCGGATATCGAGTCAGCAACAGTGCGTCATGGCGCCATCAACGATACGTTTCGAAGAATCCGATGCCTTCGCCGGTAAGGGCCGCACCGCCGACCCGTCCCGCGAGACGGGCCCGGCCCTTCATCTGGAGGAACCACGGCGTCGCCAGCCGACGCGCGTACGCCCCCTCGCCCCGCTCGATCAGCCCCGCGCGCGTGTCGCTCGCCACCACGTCCTCGATCGCCAGCCGCAGGTCCAGCGTGTCCGCACCGCGCACGTCGAACAGCCGTGCCGTCGCCGGACCGCGTCCGGGTCCCGCCACGGCACGCGAGTCGTCGTACGCCACCACGCGCGGCCGGAA from Gemmatimonadaceae bacterium carries:
- a CDS encoding SURF1 family protein, producing MRDDRSPAPGTRPRVFVFIVLAVAIAAGCIRLGFWQLDRLAWRRALNAEVASHFTAPPVPVESLPADSAAMRYRRVTVTGVFDYANEVLITQRIRGGSPGVNLLTPLRVAGRDTAYLVNRGWVYSPNGKDVDRAAWREPDTAQVLAFALPASTPDSGAAGITSPKIMRTLDFAEVQKGMPYPVKPLLLVQLGDTAPRAGIPPRLVPPPPSEGAHKSYAVQWFSFATIALLGAGIFAYNDRRRHLPRVDDT
- a CDS encoding DUF72 domain-containing protein encodes the protein MAATIRLGTQGWNYDAWVGAFYPSGTKAPDYLGVYSRAFPTVEIDSTFYAIPSVRSVRGWGNKVPEGFKFALKLPQEITHDNRLRDSADLTNLFLDRARELEDKLGIVLIQLGPDFAPSELPALAAFLPTLPVREIPFAIEFRQRGWINEGVLALLREYSVALTLTDARWIPRKQMLALAETPTSPTAYLRWMGPNRDFTDYSHIQVDRTRELNAWATAIKGLQTRVKTIYGFVNNHFSGHSPESVRQLQRLLGQVPVTPDQLGEQMTLF